From Verrucomicrobiia bacterium:
CATGCCTACGCCGGTTCGCGAGCGGGCATCAAACATCGCCTGCCCGTCTGCCCGATGGCACCCGACGCCACGCGCCTGCTCGGCGAAGGGCAGATTGTTTTTCACGAACCGGAGCGGCATCCGACGGTGGAGGGCCCCAAGTTCCTCAAGCGCGACGGCTGGTATTACCTGTTCGCTCCGGCGGGCGGCGTGGCGACCGGCTGGCAAATTGCCCTCCGTTCGCGGCACATCTTCGGGCCCTATGAAGACCGCGTC
This genomic window contains:
- a CDS encoding family 43 glycosylhydrolase: MPDEGIYVTTAAQPEGRWSEPHLLQASRGLIEPCPLWDDDGRAYLVHAYAGSRAGIKHRLPVCPMAPDATRLLGEGQIVFHEPERHPTVEGPKFLKRDGWYYLFAPAGGVATGWQIALRSRHIFGPYEDRV